From Quercus lobata isolate SW786 chromosome 11, ValleyOak3.0 Primary Assembly, whole genome shotgun sequence:
TAAAATTTCTCAAACGTCTTATACCTAGCCCCCCAACCTGCACAGGCCTACAAACCTCAGCCCATTTCACCAGGTTTAATTTAGAATCACCACTAATACCactccaaagaaaatctctttgTAATTTCTCAATGCAATTAGCCACCTTCCTTGGAATAGgaagaatggaaagaaaataagtaggtAAGGAGGAAAGAGTACTTTTAATAAGAGTTACCTTACCCCCTTTAGATAGATAAAGCCTCTTCCAACCTGCTAGTCTCCGctccatcttctctaaaatAGGATTCCATACTGAGAGCTCCTTGAATTTTGCACCTAAAGGAAGGCCCAGATATTTAAAAGGAAGGGAAGAATGCGTACACCCTAATAATCCCACTAGATCATCTAGATTGTGCACATCTCCAACTGGAATCATCTCAGATTTCCCCAAATTAATTCTTAAACCTGAAACCTCCTCAAATCTAGTCAATATCTCCCTTAAAATAACTAACTGATTAGGGACAGCATCACAGAAAATAAGGGTGTCATCTGCGAATAAGAGGTGAGTCACCATCATCGAAATACCAGCCGTATTACCTACATAAAATCCCGACAACTGTCCAATATTTGCAGCCACATCCAACATACAGCTCAAAGCCTCCATGACAACATCAAATAGCAACGGGGATAAAGGATCCCCTTGCCGAATCCCCTTAGAGCTGCCAAAGAAATCTGAAGGACTACCATTaatcaaaatggaaaatttaacTATAGAAATGCAATACACTATCCATTTTCTCCACTTCTCTGAAAACCCACAACATTGGAGCATATACATCAGAAAACCCCAATTCACATGGTCATACGCCTTCTCCACATCCAACTTACACAACACCCCTAGAATCCCTGTCTTCAGTCTACTATCAATACATTCAGCAGCAATTAGGACGGAATCCAAAATTTGTCGACCTTTCACAAAGGCATTCTACGAATCTGAAATAAGCCCATGTGCAACCCTTCGAAACCGATTAGCCAACACCTTTGAAATAATCTTGTAAATCCCACCAACTAAACTAATTGGCCGGAAATCCTTAACCTCCATAGCATCAACCTTTTTAGGAATAAGTGCAAGAAATGAGGCATTAAGACTCTTTTCAAACACAGCTTGAGTATGGAAATTTTGGAACACatccataatctctttcttCAAAACACTCCAACAAGACTAGAAAAAAGCCATGGAAAAACCATCCGGACCAGGAGCCTTATCACCATTGAACCCATTAATCACTCCAAACACCTCATTCTCATCAAAAGGCCTATCTAACCAAATAGCATCTTCCTCCGAGATTCTAGAGAATTCCACATCATCTAGGACAGGTCTATGGGTCACAATTTCATAATAAAGCTGCCTATAAAAACGAGAGATACACTCTGCTATGGCCTCCGGATCTAAAGACAATTCTCCATCTACCATAAGCCTATCAATGGAGTTAAATCTCCTGTGAGAATTGGCTACACGATGAAAGAACTTAGTATTCCTGTCACCTTCTCTAATACAAAGAACTCTAGATTTCTGTCTCCAACAAATTTCTTCCAAAAGAGAAGCTTTCTCTAACTCCCCTCGGATCCTTTCCAACTCCAACTTTTCCTCTTCTGTTAGACCACGACTATCCTCAATAGTCTCTAGAACACTAAGATCCTTCCACAATTGTTTCCCCCGTTCTTCTACATTACCAAAAACCTCTAcattccattttttcaaatcatGTTTCAGAAGCTTTAGTTTGTTAGCCAACACAAAACTTGAAGCCCCATGCAAATGATAAGATTCCCACCAAGATCGCACCCTTTCCACAAAACCCTCATCCTTAagccacatattttcaaatcgAAACGGCTTCCTGCCCCTATGAAAGGATCCACCTTCCAAGACAATCGGAAAATGATCTGATAAGAGCCTCGACATTCTTCACTGGCAAACAGTAGGGAACTTATCCTCCCAATCTGGAGAGAATAAGAATCTGTCCAGCCTAGCCTTCGATGCAACTTCACGAGAATTAGACCAAGTAAAAGTTCCCCCTTCCAACGGGATATCAATCAGACCTTGCTCTGAAATAAACTCAGAAAACTCAGGCATAGCAGCAGTAAACGCAGTAGCACCAGCACGTTCGGAAGGGAATCTTACCACATTAAAATCACCTCCCACACACCATGGCACATTCCACCAACTGCTCAACCCAGATAATTCCTCCCATAAAAACCTTCTGTCACCCGCTAGATTAGGACCATAAACTCCAGTAAATGCCCATACAAACTGATCTACCACACTTTTAAACTTACAAGAAACTGAAAAACGTCCCACTGCTTCCTCCACTTTGTCCACAACCCGTGTGTCCCACATTAGTAACACCCCTCCAAAAGCTCCACAAGAACCTAAATATGACCAATCAACATGTTGGCCACCCCACAGACTTCGAATCACAACTTTGGTTATCAATTCCATTTTAGTTTCTTGAAGACATACAATATCTGGCCTCCAACTCCTAATCAAATTTCTGACCCGAAGCCTTTTATCCTGCTCATTCAACCCTCTAACATTCCAAGAAATAATCTTCACATTCATTGATACAACACCACAGCCCGCTCACTACTAATACTCCTTCTCTTAGCTGACCCATACTCAACGTTCAAAGAAGTCATTaagtttttcaattctcgaTGACCCTTTTGCCCCGATTTAACCACCTTCTTCTGACTATCTACCTCATGCCgttttttatcctttttcctGGCCTCTAAGGCTAACAACAGACCCGTAATTTGCTCCTCAAAGCCTTCCAATGAAGTCCCCACAGATTTCCTAAACGCCTTAATCCGATTGGTTACCCACTGTGATAACTGTTTGCTATCAACTTTCTCCTCACACCCACACTCCTTCACTGTATTGTGTTTATCCTCCAAAGGAATTTCAGTGGCCAAAGGTACCACAACTAGAGGCTCCCCATCTCTCTCCCAAGTCATTGACCTTACATCAACTTCCCACAACTCATCCTCTGACCCAGTAACAACAGACAAAGAATCTAACACACCATCACACTCATCTGCCCAACTAACAATTTGGCCCTCAGTGGCAATAGAGTTATTACCTGGTACAACTTCTCCTTCAATGATTGAGCACTCCGACCCGCTATCTAGAGACCCACTATCTGGAGACCGATAAAGCGACAGTGGAATCACTATCTGCCTACCATCACACAATTCCAGCATCCAATCTTTAGAATTACCCCATGACTTATCCAAATCTCCAACCAACTCCCTAATCGTAGGACGAGAATTAAGGGTCCCCTCCTCGGAGAAGACATTTGGAGAATCAATTTCAACAATTTCTGAAGCAACCTTTCATTCACACCCCACTTGTGACTCAACCGGAGAAGACCAGGACTCCACCGCTGTCAAAACCGACAAAACAGGAAGTTGGGCCTGGCTGATTGACATCTCCTGAGCATCACCGTCACTATTGTTGAGTTCCGCTGGCACCGATATGGACATCTCTGCTACCGTTGTAG
This genomic window contains:
- the LOC115966706 gene encoding uncharacterized protein LOC115966706, giving the protein MNVKIISWNVRGLNEQDKRLRVRNLIRSWRPDIVCLQETKMELITKVVIRSLWGGQHVDWSYLGSCGAFGGVLLMWDTRVVDKVEEAVGRFSVSCKFKSVVDQFVWAFTGVYGPNLAGDRRFLWEELSGLSSWWNVPWCVGGDFNVVRFPSERAGATAFTAAMPEFSEFISEQGLIDIPLEGGTFTWSNSREVASKARLDRFLFSPDWEDKFPTVCQ